A single genomic interval of Chloroflexota bacterium harbors:
- a CDS encoding ferritin family protein yields MQGDIRNIEELLRTAIKREEESNALYTQAAKMVKSTPSRVLLEELAGEELTHKAKLEDLLARGVTWVVRGHKEKVTDLKISDYLVPQPLREDADFQDVLTVAAKREKNAYDFYTAMSEVAQDQAVRNLFTWLANEEMKHKNKVETLYEEIVYKEF; encoded by the coding sequence ATGCAAGGGGATATCAGGAACATAGAGGAACTACTGCGAACTGCCATTAAGCGAGAGGAGGAATCCAACGCCCTTTATACCCAAGCGGCGAAGATGGTGAAATCCACCCCGTCACGGGTACTGTTAGAGGAATTAGCAGGTGAGGAACTAACCCACAAAGCCAAACTCGAAGACCTGCTCGCCAGGGGTGTCACCTGGGTAGTACGTGGACACAAGGAGAAGGTAACCGACCTTAAGATCAGTGATTATTTGGTGCCCCAGCCGCTGCGAGAAGACGCAGACTTCCAAGACGTGCTGACAGTAGCAGCGAAACGCGAGAAGAACGCCTATGATTTCTACACTGCTATGAGCGAGGTCGCACAAGATCAGGCGGTCAGGAACCTCTTTACTTGGTTGGCGAACGAGGAGATGAAACACAAGAACAAGGTCGAGACCTTGTATGAAGAGATCGTCTACAAGGAATTCTGA
- a CDS encoding rubrerythrin family protein produces the protein MRQMTEHYLREAFAGESQAHMRYLIFADKAEREGLPNVARMFRAIAYAEQVHATNHYRALGGIQTTTDNLQAGVDGEIYEINEMYPVFNKIAKFQGEGEAERSTRWAWEAEKIHAVWYSEAKKAVQGGKDHAIGKIWICSVCGHTAEGDEAPEVCPICKARREKFVGF, from the coding sequence ATGCGTCAAATGACAGAGCATTATTTGAGGGAGGCTTTTGCCGGTGAGAGTCAAGCCCATATGCGTTACCTAATCTTCGCCGACAAAGCCGAGCGTGAAGGCCTGCCCAATGTGGCCCGGATGTTCCGCGCCATTGCCTATGCCGAACAAGTACATGCCACTAACCATTACCGCGCCTTGGGAGGCATTCAGACCACCACTGATAATCTCCAGGCTGGTGTTGACGGCGAGATTTACGAAATCAACGAAATGTACCCCGTGTTCAACAAGATAGCCAAGTTCCAAGGCGAAGGCGAGGCCGAACGATCAACCAGGTGGGCCTGGGAGGCAGAGAAGATCCATGCTGTCTGGTACAGCGAGGCAAAAAAGGCAGTGCAGGGCGGTAAGGATCACGCCATCGGAAAAATCTGGATCTGCAGTGTTTGCGGACATACTGCCGAGGGCGACGAAGCACCGGAGGTATGCCCTATCTGCAAGGCAAGAAGGGAGAAATTCGTCGGCTTCTAA
- a CDS encoding transcriptional repressor: MTSQRRAILDVLRGTENHPDANWIFEHVRHTLPRISIATVYRNLRLLCNAGLVRELRCDPSIAHYDARTEQHYHVVCHRCGAIGDVDCARFTGLEARAAQNTDFTVDDHDVIFLGLCPSCQLTEQKASDNK, encoded by the coding sequence ATGACCTCTCAACGCCGTGCTATCTTGGATGTGCTGCGAGGCACGGAGAACCATCCCGATGCCAATTGGATATTCGAGCACGTGCGTCACACATTACCTCGCATCAGCATCGCCACGGTGTACCGCAACCTGAGACTATTATGCAACGCGGGCCTGGTCCGTGAGTTGCGCTGTGATCCAAGCATAGCGCACTATGACGCTCGTACGGAGCAGCATTACCACGTCGTCTGCCACCGCTGTGGGGCCATCGGTGATGTAGATTGCGCCCGGTTCACCGGGTTGGAAGCACGTGCAGCCCAAAATACAGATTTCACAGTTGATGACCACGATGTCATTTTCCTCGGCCTTTGTCCGTCCTGTCAGTTGACAGAGCAAAAGGCCAGCGACAATAAATAA